DNA sequence from the Falco peregrinus isolate bFalPer1 chromosome 1, bFalPer1.pri, whole genome shotgun sequence genome:
ACCTTCCTGATGGACTGAGGGCTCGAGGCAGGGAAAATCACTGCCAGTGCCAATGCAAAAATGCAGCAGCCTGAAAGTCGGAGacatgaaaagcagctttttctctctggagGAAACAGCAAATGCCCTGGAGCCCTCTGAGCATCAGGCAGGCACCGGGTGGGATGCACGCCTGGACGACGCGCTGCCGGCAGCACACACCTTCAGTCGGGCTGCTTGGtcctgggtttgcttttctcCTCAGGCAAAACTGGAGATGAAGGcagtggggattttttttttttttttgagtgatgAAGGCTGGGAGGTCAGAGTGCTGGGCTTTTCTGTACATGTCTCACCCCCGTCAATCAGGAAGTAGTGACGCAGGTTATGGGTTGGGTTTGAGGTTTTGGAAACCTTTTCTAAAAGTTGATCCCCTTGCCCCGTCGTATTTCTGAAGCGCGAAGCTGTGGTGAAGGCTGGTGGCGAGCGGGGGGATGCCGGCCAAAATGCAGCTGCTTATCAGATGTAACGGGAGGATTTTCCTGGCTATTTGTTTAATCCTCTTTGTGGGATACACAGCACAAGGTAAAACGGGGTGGTTGTTCTCTTGGTAATCCTCTTTCTGGGCTATGCGGTGTAGGCCAAGTAGGCAGCCTCCAAATTTTTCAAACTGACCTTCTTCTAGGGGTAATGAGATGTACtcagaaaacctgtttttctaacatttcattttctggaagGGGAGTGAAAAGAAAAGTTGCTTTCTGCAAGTGGAGCATTTCTGTGtccctttcccagctcctctgagAAAAATACTTCATCAAATACATGGCTGTATGTGTGTACATTTTTCAATTCATAGatttcaatatatatatatttttaaccaGCCCTTTCACAGTGGTCCAGTTACTACTGTTATTCAGTTATGTAGCTACTGATGAAGTATGTAACAGTTCCCATGTCATAACTTCTGTTGGTCTACTTTCTTGAGGGGACAGGAAAGGAAACTAGTTGTAAGTATGAGGAAATTGAACGGTTTTTTTGGTAGAACATTGCAACATGCAGCACtaaaacagttaaaagaaaatattgattcATGATTACTTACTCTGTGGATTTGTTTCTTGCAAGAGAGAAGTGCTTTTCAGGCAAGTAGAGTATAATTTGTCCCCAACCCAAGGCTGTGATAGTGATGGGCTTTTGTTATGTATCTACCACTCGGAGGCTGATCTTGAGGGATTATGGCCTGCTTCTTGTACATTgtttatttgtaaattattcagctgcagttgtttatttttttgccactTATTATTAAAAACCTTCTTAAGAATATgctaagagaagaaaatatgtatgaaaaagGAATATGCTGAAAAAGAATCAGGAAATGATACCCATGAgatcttttttctcttataGAAGAGTGTAGGAGGTATCTGAAAGTCATCTAGTACATTATGGAAATATATAGGCCAATAGAGAAGTGTAATTACAGAAAGATATTCCCAagcaactgagaaaaaaaatagatgaaatgCCATCAGGGAGAGAATGAGCCAGGAGGCTTCAGAACAAATTAATTACATGAGACCAAGAGGAAGGACAAAACGCCACTGGTTTTATCTTTACTACATGATCATTATTTTGtccttttggtgttttttgaaTACCTGCTTTTCAGCGGCAGCTCTGATCAGGCACCTGGGGGGCACCAGCACTGAAACCGTGGGTGTGCAAAACCCCGAGTCGTGTCTAGATGCCTGAACTGTCTTTGCTACGGTGACACGCTCCGAGAGCCTGCGTAGTCCCCAGATCTGCTCCTGTGGCAGGTGGCTCCTGGCACACCTTCGGTTTCTGACCTCCCCCCCAAAACTCATCCCATTGGACTcagaggggctgtgctgaggCACACAAAGCCAAAGCGGAGCTGGTTCTGACCCTTGCTGAGGCCAACAGAGGAAGGGAGGGCGCTGGAGACAGCTCTCCATGGGGTGGCTTGTCCCCAGGAGATCTTGAGATACCTCCACCAGCTTTGGGGACAGCtgcaggtggcagagcccaCAGGTCTCCCACGGACGTGCCATGCCTTGAGCCAGGGATGAGCCCTGCTGTGACATTGGTGTGAGGCACTGGTTTCCCATGGGGCTTCCATTTCTAATTCCTGTGGACTTCCTGGTGCCATGTGTGAGAAGCACCAGATGCCTCTGATAGCAAAGATGTCACTTAGGGTATCAGTAGccatttaaaacaagttttcaggGTTAATTTAGCTTAAGGCAGTTGAGAAGTCAGGGTGACGCCAATGACTTTCTTCCACTCCTTTAAGCTTTACTAGGTGCTCATAAAGTTAATAGGTCCTGGTGAATAACGTCCTGTTCCCAGTGAATAACGCACAGCTGATTCAACCAGGTGCTCCGCTGCAGAAGGCACGGTACAAGAGGGTGAGATGCCGCCCCGACGCCTGGTCTGCTAACTGCATCGAGGAGGAGGGCCCCTGGTTCTACGTGCCCACCGGTGGAGCCAACAGGATCCTTCCTCCCATGGCAGACATGTCCCTGTAAGTTCGTTACAGAACGCGCACTGAATGTTGGCACCCAAACCACGCAGTATCCCTGCCATGACAGCCCTGCCACAGCGCGGCTCACCCGCACAGGGCAACATGAGGCTTCGGTGTGTTAAGAGAGAACAAACAAAGTAATACATTTGGAATAAACGGGCTGCCGCTCTGTGTTTCAGGATGGCGCGATACCAGGACCTGCAGGACACGTTCCCTTTGTCGGGGCCGGAGTCCGGCTCTGGGTCCGATGACATGAGGGAACGGGAGCCAGCCTCTGGGTCGGGGCTCGGGGACGGTGACAGTGTCTCCACGAGGAAGCTGCCGGTGTTCCCAGCGGGCCCGCGAGGCAGcgagctgcagcagaagctgacGGAGGAGGATTTGCTGCTGTAGGGTTGGAGGCATCGGCCCCCCgtgccgcccccccgcgcccctgccccgctgcctcACCCGGCGCAACGGCCACGGAGCGGTTTTACAGCAGCTCCAAATCAATAAAAAACTTTGCCTTGAGATCTCTGTTGCTTCTACTCGCCCCAAAAATCTTTGTTCGGGCCGAACGCGCTCTTTGGTTTCAGCAGGTGGGGCGGCCATCCCACCGCGGGGAGCGTGGGTTTTGGGGCCCTGCCCGACCTTTGTGGATGGTACCGGGGGTAGTAAGTTACAAACCGCTGCGTGGCGGGAGCCCCGGCGGGTCACGCAAACCCCGCCCGAGCGCCTGAATCCCGCAAAGGCGCTCGACGGGCGGCAccgctcccgcccgcccgcggcgctgccgcctcccgcccgcTAGGCGGCGCCCTCCCGCCGCGTCGCGCATGCGCtgcccgccccctcccccccgcttcgaccccgcccgccccccggccgGCCCTCGGCGGGCACGAAGCGGTCGGCGGCGGCGACGGGAAGGTGGAGGGGGGGGCGGTCACGTGCGGCGGGGGGCGTGGCGTGGCGGGCTGTAAGGTCACATGACAAGggcgcgggccggggcggcTGGTGCTGGTGGCGCGCGGGGCGGGAGTCGGCCGCGGAGGGGCACGCACCATGGTGAGTGCGGCCGGGGCGGCCCTTACGCGGGCCGTTACCCGCGCCGTTACGCGGGCCGTTACCCGCCAACCGCCGCTCCGCGCACCCCCCGCTTGAGGCGGCGGCTCGGGCCGCtccgggccgggctgggctgtgcctgcctccctccttccctccctccccacctgtGGCGCCGTGCCGTGCCTGAGGAGAgccgccccgcccggcgcggTTCGCCCCCCGGTAGTCCCTCCCctcgcccccggcccggccgccgagcgcccgctgcccgccccccaccccgcccgCCGGCCTggccgccccctgcccggcctGCGTCATgcggccgcgctgccgccgccgcccgcctcgCCCCGAGtcgcgccgggccggggccgccccccgccggaGGGTCCCCGGGGAGGACGGCGAGGCGGTGCGGGCCTGGGGGGGCGGGCCGCGGGCAAAGCCCCAGGGGCCGAGATGGCGATAAACGAATGCCCGGGGTGGGTGAGCGGTTGGTATAATTTACGGATGGAGGCTGGGGAtgtgccctgctgctccccctccGCGCCTGCCTTCCCCAGTACGCGGTTTTGTCACGAAACTCTGCGTCCGTGATTTCCTACACAGCTGCTGCCGGGGAGGCGTTGGGGACAGTGCGTGTGACAATCCCGGGCACGCGGGTGAGGCTTGCGGTGAGGGGTAACCAGCCCTTCGGGGCTGTGGGACAGCGGCT
Encoded proteins:
- the SRGN gene encoding serglycin, yielding MPAKMQLLIRCNGRIFLAICLILFVGYTAQGAPLQKARYKRVRCRPDAWSANCIEEEGPWFYVPTGGANRILPPMADMSLMARYQDLQDTFPLSGPESGSGSDDMREREPASGSGLGDGDSVSTRKLPVFPAGPRGSELQQKLTEEDLLL